The following proteins are co-located in the Veillonellaceae bacterium genome:
- the clpP gene encoding ATP-dependent Clp endopeptidase proteolytic subunit ClpP, which produces MSFVPIVVEQSNRGERAYDIYSRLLKDRIIFLGGPIDDTVANLVIAQLLFLESEDPDKDIHLYINSPGGVVTAGLAIYDTMQYIKPNVSTICLGMAASMAAVLLAAGAKGKRYALPYARVMIHQPLGGAQGQATDIEIHAREILRMRGLLNDILVNHTGQPLENIQRDTERDFFMSSQQAKEYGIIDSVIVRGERKDNPK; this is translated from the coding sequence ATGAGTTTTGTGCCAATAGTTGTTGAGCAGTCAAATCGCGGCGAAAGAGCATACGATATTTACTCACGTCTTTTAAAAGACCGTATCATTTTCCTTGGTGGCCCCATCGACGATACCGTAGCTAATCTGGTTATTGCCCAGTTACTGTTCTTAGAGTCCGAAGACCCTGATAAGGATATTCATTTGTACATTAACAGTCCAGGCGGGGTTGTAACAGCAGGATTGGCAATATATGATACAATGCAGTACATTAAGCCCAATGTTTCAACCATCTGTCTAGGAATGGCTGCAAGCATGGCTGCAGTACTTCTGGCTGCCGGCGCTAAAGGAAAACGATATGCTCTCCCCTATGCGCGCGTTATGATTCATCAGCCGTTGGGCGGAGCTCAGGGGCAAGCTACCGACATTGAAATTCACGCCCGGGAAATTTTACGGATGCGGGGATTACTCAATGACATACTTGTCAATCATACCGGTCAGCCGCTGGAGAATATTCAGCGTGATACTGAACGTGATTTCTTTATGTCGAGCCAACAAGCCAAAGAATATGGTATAATTGACTCGGTAATAGTTCGAGGTGAGCGCAAGGATAATCCCAAATAG